A genomic window from Solanum stenotomum isolate F172 chromosome 10, ASM1918654v1, whole genome shotgun sequence includes:
- the LOC125842917 gene encoding MDIS1-interacting receptor like kinase 2-like has protein sequence MNASLEGNKGLCGNVSGLQPCERPSHVVNKQSMAQVILITALHVMGAILLLCVFIGVLFMCNKRRRVRDVERRDGDGWLSISMLDGKTLYRDILNATEEFDAKFCIGQGGHGSVYKVNLPLLGNIAMKRLHSSYQNTHPKNFMNEVRSLTGIKHRNIVNLYGYCSKAQHSLLVYEYVERGGLSSILSDKVESKKLDWFKRVNIIKGVAFALSYIHQNCSPPIVHRDISSNNVLLDSEYEARVADFGISKLLNPDSFNCTTLAGTYGYVAPELAYTMKVTQMCDVYSFGVLSLEIIKGKHLGEYITVLANSSTIDHEQLSDLLDERLPYPEARVKEVLIYIIKLACSCLLETPKSRPTMHFISHKLSSMDARPHTHVKRVL, from the exons ATGAATGCTTCATTAGAAGGTAACAAAGGTCTTTGCGGCAATGTATCAGGACTCCAGCCCTGTGAAAGACCATCTCATGTGGTGAACAAGCAGTCAATGGCGCAAGTCATCCTCATCACTGCACTTCATGTTATGGGAGCAATACTACTGCTATGTGTTTTCATTGGTGTTCTCTTTATGTGTAATAAAAGAAGGAGAGTTAGAGACGTTGAAAGAAGGGATGGTGATGGTTGGCTTTCAATATCCATGTTAGATGGAAAGACATTGTATAGGGACATCTTAAATGCTACAGAAGAGTTTGATGCAAAATTTTGCATCGGCCAAGGAGGACACGGAAGCGTTTACAAGGTAAACCTTCCATTATTAGGGAATATAGCCATGAAGAGACTTCATTCTTCATATCAGAATACACATCCCAAAAACTTCATGAATGAAGTAAGGTCATTGACTGGGATTAAGCACCGAAACATTGTGAACCTCTATGGCTATTGTTCGAAAGCACAACACTCACTCTTGGTTTACGAGTATGTGGAGAGGGGGGGTTTGTCTAGTATTTTGAGTGATAAAGTTGAGTCCAAGAAATTGGATTGGTTTAAAAGGGTGAATATCATCAAGGGTGTTGCTTTTGCTTTATCTTACATACACCAGAATTGTTCACCACCCATTGTTCATCGAGACATATCAAGCAATAATGTTTTGCTTGATTCAGAGTATGAAGCTCGTGTTGCAGACTTTGGCATATCAAAGCTTCTCAATCCAGACTCATTCAATTGCACAACGCTTGCAGGGACATATGGTTATGTTGCACCTG AGCTTGCATATACTATGAAGGTTACACAAATGTGTGATGTATATAGCTTTGGAGTATTATCTTTGGAGATAATCAAAGGAAAGCATCTTGGGGAATACATTACTGTGCTAGCAAATTCATCGACTATAGATCATGAGCAGCTTAGTGATTTGTTGGATGAACGCCTTCCATATCCTGAAGCTAGAGTAAAAGAGGTTTTGATTTATATCATCAAGCTAGCATGCTCTTGTTTGCTTGAAACTCCAAAATCAAGGCCAACAATGCACTTCATCTCTCATAAGTTATCATCGATGGATGCACGTCCACATACTCATGTAAAGCGAGTTCTTTAA
- the LOC125878164 gene encoding polyadenylate-binding protein-interacting protein 7 codes for MSLSGKGTPTSDKKLTLAKATSLNPNAAEFVPFALRSPSGSTSSTDASKFANSTTTLGKAVLDRSESSASNNSDDEAHQYWRRQLPDDITPDFNVMGEDDSHGISSLPFSRLSVTDVNEASLFPASTGSSFMLKDQQELSPSRINGNSFVEKTGYPITSFGEDASSTSFHLPSKPWDKPSLTNDQPFANIREGPHYNGNSGNSFFADMMNEQPFFEADVNPLEFLASQFPGFAAESLGEVYYANGGDLNLTIEMLTQLELQVDGGFNQNMNSKALSAPNLSALDFPALSVAESQNSSLKYSGSDAQQNVNPYRPSEKESTLLFRSGSSIPFRGATDFASAVRKMASQDSSIWKYDRTGVADGSVGSSRNSPVLASSYNGGQSRGVYGDRLQSRGSTRAAPVWLETGEAVANIYSEMREEARDHARLRNAYFEQARQAYLIGNKALAKELSVKGQLHNMQMKAAHGKAQESIYRLRNPEMQGNGRGQERIIDLHGLHVTEAIHVLKRELSVLRNAARSADQRIQVYICVGTGHHTKGSRTPARLPISVQRYLLEEGLDYSEPQPGLLRVVIY; via the exons atgagCTTATCAGGAAAAGGGACTCCAACCAGTGACAAAAAGCTAACCTTAGCAAAAGCGACAAGCTTGAATCCAAATGCTGCAGAATTTGTTCCCTTTGCACTCAGATCACCCTCAGGTAGCACTAGCAGCACCGATGCATCAAAGTTCGCTAACTCCACTACTACTCTGGGAAAAGCTGTACTAGATAGATCAGAATCATCTGCTTCGAACAACTCAGATGATGAAGCTCACCAGTATTGGCGTCGCCAGCTCCCGGATGATATTACACCGGACTTCAATGTGATGGGAGAAGATGATTCTCATGGAATCAGCAGTCTTCCATTTTCTAGATTATCAGTAACTGATGTCAATGAAGCTTCATTATTCCCTGCCTCAACTGGCAGTAGCTTCATGTTGAAGGACCAGCAGGAGTTATCTCCTAGTCGCATTAATGGCAATAGTTTTGTTGAAAAGACAGGATATCCTATTACATCTTTTGGCGAAGATGCTTCCTCAACTAGTTTTCATCTGCCTTCTAAACCCTGGGATAAGCCATCGCTGACCAATGACCAGCCTTTTGCCAATATTAGGGAGGGGCCTCATTATAATGGGAATTCAGGAAACAGCTTCTTTGCAGACATGATGAACGAGCAACCATTTTTTGAAGCAGATGTAAACCCTCTTGAATTTTTAGCCTCTCAATTTCCTGGTTTTGCTGCTGAAAGTCTTGGAGAGGTGTACTATGCCAATGGAGGTGACTTGAATCTGACAATTGAAATGCTTACTCAGCTTGAG CTTCAAGTTGATGGTGGGTTTAATCAAAATATGAATTCAAAAGCCTTGTCTGCTCCAAATCTTAGTGCTCTGGATTTCCCTGCTCTTTCTGTGGCAGAAAGTCAAAACAGCAGCCTAAAGTACTCTGGCAGTGATGCTCAACAAAATGTCAATCCCTATAGGCCTTCTGAAAAAGAGAGCACCCTTCTGTTTAGATCTGGCTCTTCCATCCCTTTTCGAGGTGCTACAGATTTTGCATCTGCTGTCAGGAAGATGGCATCTCAGGATTCTAGCATATGGAAGTATGATAGGACTGGAGTAGCTGATGGTAGTGTTGGATCAAGTAGAAATTCACCTGTATTGGCTAGCTCTTACAATGGTGGGCAGAGTAGGGGAGTTTATGGTGATAGGTTGCAGAGCCGAGGTTCCACACGTGCAGCTCCTGTCTGGCTTGAAACTGGAGAAGCAGTTG CAAATATATATTCTGAAATGCGGGAAGAGGCTCGTGACCATGCACGCTTACGTAATGCATACTTTGAACAG GCACGCCAGGCATATCTTATTGGTAACAAGGCTTTGGCCAAAGAACTGAGCGTCAAGGGACAGCTTCACAACATGCAGATGAAGGCAGCTCATGGGAAGGCTCAAGAATCTATATATCGCCTAAG GAATCCAGAGATGCAGGGAAATGGGAGAGGACAAGAGAGAATCATAGATCTGCATGGTCTTCATGTTACTGAGGCCATTCATGTCCTTAAGCGTGAGCTGTCTGTGTTGAGGAATGCTGCCAGATCAGCAGACCAGCGAATACAGGTTTATATTTGCGTTGGAACAGGACATCATACAAAGGGTTCGCGTACTCCTGCTAGGCTTCCCATTTCTGTCCAGCGTTACCTGCTAGAGGAGGGCCTTGACTACTCTGAGCCACAACCAGGGCTTCTCCGAGTTGTGATATACTGA
- the LOC125842916 gene encoding probable leucine-rich repeat receptor-like protein kinase At1g35710 yields the protein MKSLEVLLLDRNNLSGPIPTTLGDLTKLKTLYLYSNQLSGFIPRELGNLKSLIFLDLSINHLTSPIPSELGNLINLIEIDLSKTQLTGSIPITIGDLTELKILYLFSNQLSGFIPRELGNLKSLTFLDLSINHLTGPIPSKLGNLINLTEIDLSKTQLTGSIPITIGDLTELKILYLFSNQLSGFIPRELGNLKSLTYLDLSTNQLTGPIPSELGNMINLTEIDLSNSQLTGSIPITIGNLTELKILYLFSNQLSSFIPRELGNLKSLTDLDLSTNHFTGLIPSVLGNLINLTEMDLSKSQLTGSIPITIDDLTELKFLYLFSNQLSGPIPSELGNLKNLNGLSLYENQLTGPIPASFGNLRSLQFLYLNANKLTSPIPASFGNLRNLQFLYVSANKLSGSIPKELSYLDNLEELIISENQFSGHLPEHLCQGGKLENFTVNSNKLSGPIPRSMSTCSSFKRVRFDNNSFTGNLSEAFGIYPELQFINLSKNDFHGELSSNWGKCKKLTDFRVARNRISGHIPPEIGNLKGLQGLDLSANHLVGKIPRELGKLTSLVNLFLQNNQISGNIPMELGSMTKLESLDLSNNMLNGSIPMFIRDYIHLFQLNLSNNKFGQNIPMEIGKITQLNVLDLSYNLLVGDISPQLANLKVLVNLNLSHNGLSGRCRIVIQ from the exons ATGAAGTCACTTGAGGTTTTACTCTTAGATAGGAACAATCTTTCTGGTCCAATTCCAACAACACTAGGTGACTTAACTAAGCTCAAGACTTTGTACCTTTATTCTAACCAACTTTCTGGTTTTATTCCTAGAGAGTTGGGAAATTTGAAAAGCCTCATTTTTTTGGATTTATCAATTAATCATCTTACTAGTCCTATTCCTAGTGAGTTGGGGAATCTGATAAATCTCATAGAGATAGATTTATCTAAAACTCAACTTACTGGTTCAATTCCGATTACTATAGGTGACTTAACTGAGCTCAAAATTCTATACCTTTTTTCTAACCAACTTTCTGGTTTTATTCCTAGAGAGTTGGGAAATTTGAAAAGCCTCACTTTTTTGGATTTATCAATTAATCATCTTACTGGTCCTATTCCTAGTAAGTTGGGGAATCTGATAAATCTCACAGAGATAGATTTATCTAAAACTCAACTTACTGGTTCAATTCCGATTACTATAGGTGACTTAACTGAGCTCAAAATTCTATACCTTTTTTCTAACCAACTTTCTGGTTTTATTCCTAGAGAGTTGGGAAATTTGAAAAGCCTCACTTATTTGGATTTATCCACTAATCAACTTACAGGTCCTATTCCTAGTGAGTTGGGGAATATGATAAATCTCACAGAGATAGATTTATCTAACAGTCAACTTACTGGTTCAATTCCGATTACTATAGGTAACTTAACTGAGCTCAAAATTTTATACCTATTTTCTAACCAACTTTCTAGTTTTATTCCTAGAGAGTTGGGAAATTTGAAAAGCCTCACTGATTTGGATTTATCCACTAATCATTTTACTGGTCTGATTCCTAGTGTGTTGGGGAATCTGATAAATCTCACAGAGATGGATTTATCTAAAAGTCAACTTACTGGTTCAATTCCAATTACTATTGATGACTTAACTGAGCTCAAATTTCTATACCTTTTCTCTAACCAACTTTCTGGTCCCATACCTAGTGAGTTGGGTAATTTGAAGAACCTCAATGGTCTGTCCTTATACGAAAATCAACTTACTGGTCCAATTCCTGCTTCTTTTGGCAATTTGAGAAGCTTGCAATTTTTGTATCTCAATGCCAACAAACTTACTAGTCCAATTCCTGCTTCCTTTGGCAATTTGAGAAACTTGCAATTTTTGTATGTGAGTGCCAACAAACTTTCTGGTTCTATTCCAAAAGAACTTTCATATTTGGATAACTTGGAAGAGCTGATAATAAGTGAAAATCAGTTTTCAGGTCATTTGCCTGAGCATCTTTGCCAAGGTGGGAAACTTGAGAACTTTACGGTGAATAGTAACAAGTTGTCTGGGCCAATACCAAGAAGCATGTCCACGTGCTCGAGTTTCAAAAGGGTTCGCTTTGATAACAACAGTTTTACTGGAAATTTATCTGAAGCTTTTGGTATCTATCCGGAGCTGCAATTTATTAATTTGAgcaaaaatgattttcatggtGAACTTAGTAGCAACTGGGGGAAATGCAAGAAGTTGACTGATTTTCGAGTAGCCAGAAATAGAATTAGTGGTCACATACCACCAGAGATTGGAAATCTCAAAGGTCTTCAAGGACTAGATCTTTCAGCAAATCATTTGGTTGGGAAGATCCCTAGGGAACTTGGAAAATTGACCTCTCTAGTTAATCTATTTTTGCAAAACAACCAGATTTCTGGCAATATTCCTATGGAACTTGGATCAATGACAAAGTTAGAATCCCTTGATCTATCAAACAATATGTTgaatgggtcgatcccaatgtTTATAAGAGATTACATACACTTGTTTCAGTTGAACCTGAGCAACaacaaatttggccaaaatatTCCAATGGAGATAGGGAAGATAACTCAGCTTAATGTACTTGATTTGAGCTATAATCTTCTGGTTGGAGATATATCCCCTCAGTTAGCCAATTTGAAGGTTTTGGTAAACTTAAACCTTTCCCACAATGGCCTATCTGGGC GATGTCGTATTGTCATACAATGA